From Chryseobacterium shandongense, the proteins below share one genomic window:
- a CDS encoding Crp/Fnr family transcriptional regulator — MIICENLLFSHGAEQQNYNSGEYIFEEESTPKYYLQIKTGTVKISSFLEDGKEFIHGIPFDGHCLAETYLFHDKKYAVNAIAVTDCEIIKLEKNKLTDLLLKKPQLIFSMYSYTADRMRYKHITAAPFSFQDPVTKLNLILNHVKNHFGFNDKFSFHIPYTRQQLASLTGMRIETVIRAIKKMEKQNMLKIDGTKIFV, encoded by the coding sequence ATGATCATATGCGAAAACCTCTTGTTTTCACATGGCGCTGAGCAACAAAATTATAATTCCGGTGAATATATCTTTGAAGAAGAGAGCACTCCGAAGTATTATTTGCAAATAAAAACCGGTACTGTAAAAATAAGCAGCTTCCTTGAAGACGGTAAAGAGTTTATCCACGGGATACCTTTCGATGGTCATTGTCTTGCAGAGACCTATCTTTTTCATGATAAAAAATATGCAGTAAACGCCATTGCCGTTACGGACTGCGAAATTATTAAACTGGAAAAGAATAAATTGACTGACCTACTTCTGAAGAAGCCGCAACTGATCTTCAGTATGTATTCCTATACAGCAGATCGTATGCGTTATAAGCATATTACTGCAGCACCGTTTTCTTTTCAGGATCCTGTAACGAAGCTTAATCTTATTTTAAACCATGTGAAAAATCATTTCGGATTTAATGATAAATTTTCTTTTCATATTCCGTATACCAGGCAACAGCTTGCGTCACTCACCGGAATGCGGATAGAAACTGTAATCCGGGCCATCAAAAAAATGGAAAAACAGAATATGCTGAAAATAGACGGTACCAAAATATTCGTATGA
- a CDS encoding matrixin family metalloprotease: MPTVLFSQKMVMFTSQRTIIKVLKSSNFAYPKMTENATGIFRLKNFLIYTLLLYILSCSEQKEKTVQDNEVVTILVQPFKDMNSGDVEFLVKEIKKVYPKVKALEPIDLPKNSYYKPRNRYRADSIISFLSKNTKQNFVTIGLTTKDISAPKGNIKNFGIMGLGFRPGTACIASSFRLHKKNRNEQFFKVAIHELGHTQGLKHCPEKTCFMRDAEGKNLTDEETDFCEKCKQILMNKNWKFS; this comes from the coding sequence ATGCCGACCGTATTATTTTCACAGAAAATGGTGATGTTTACCTCACAAAGAACCATTATAAAAGTTTTGAAAAGCAGTAATTTTGCTTATCCGAAAATGACAGAAAATGCTACAGGAATATTTAGGTTAAAGAATTTTTTAATTTATACACTGCTTTTATATATTTTATCGTGTTCAGAACAAAAGGAAAAAACAGTACAGGACAATGAAGTTGTTACGATTTTGGTGCAGCCTTTTAAAGACATGAATTCCGGAGATGTAGAATTTTTGGTTAAAGAAATCAAAAAGGTTTATCCGAAAGTAAAAGCACTCGAACCTATTGATTTACCAAAAAACAGCTATTATAAACCGAGAAATCGTTACCGTGCAGATTCAATCATTTCTTTTTTAAGCAAAAATACGAAGCAGAATTTTGTAACGATTGGTTTGACAACTAAAGATATTAGTGCACCAAAAGGAAATATAAAGAATTTCGGTATTATGGGATTGGGGTTCAGACCTGGGACAGCCTGTATTGCATCAAGTTTCAGGCTTCATAAAAAGAACCGGAACGAGCAGTTTTTTAAAGTTGCAATACATGAGCTCGGGCACACACAGGGGCTGAAGCATTGCCCGGAAAAAACATGCTTCATGAGAGATGCTGAAGGTAAAAATCTTACCGATGAAGAAACGGATTTTTGTGAAAAATGCAAACAAATTTTAATGAATAAAAACTGGAAATTCAGTTGA
- a CDS encoding GNAT family N-acetyltransferase, whose protein sequence is MEILKLEALSGNPVLNWGLNGYTTDKIFVVSAIEAGTIFEFGLREKRQYYHKMWNSSDEDFDRLNLIISQGHSFGAFYNGELIAWAVCDFRAWNNSLFIETIMVSEEFRGQSIGRLLIKSIHREARELQCRIVEVETQNTNYSAIKFFQKAGFIITGINTKLYNHSTETAIFMSYDLLR, encoded by the coding sequence ATGGAAATCCTAAAACTTGAAGCCCTGTCCGGTAATCCTGTTCTGAACTGGGGATTAAACGGCTATACTACCGATAAAATATTCGTAGTATCTGCAATTGAAGCAGGAACCATTTTTGAATTCGGTTTGAGAGAAAAAAGACAGTATTATCATAAAATGTGGAATAGCAGCGATGAAGATTTTGACCGGCTGAATTTAATTATCAGTCAGGGACATTCCTTTGGTGCGTTTTATAACGGTGAATTAATCGCCTGGGCCGTTTGCGATTTCAGAGCATGGAACAATAGTCTTTTTATTGAAACTATAATGGTAAGTGAAGAATTCAGAGGGCAAAGCATAGGGAGACTACTTATTAAATCCATCCATCGTGAGGCGCGAGAGTTACAATGCCGAATTGTAGAAGTCGAAACACAGAATACCAACTATAGTGCAATTAAGTTTTTTCAAAAGGCAGGATTCATTATAACAGGAATCAATACTAAATTATACAATCATTCTACGGAAACGGCAATTTTTATGAGTTATGATCTCTTAAGATAA
- a CDS encoding leucine-rich repeat domain-containing protein: MMKNKILSAMLLISAFSFLNGQNLVFKDKNFEKAVIENFDLNKDGNIIQFEADRVENLFLVGKGITTGEDLRYFKNAKMIVLDDNIIPVLSVKNMDRLQLFSCTRCKISSFSAENLKNLTSLYLDDNIIESILLKSTPAINQLTVSLNKIKAIDISGLKNLKNVNLEHNLIQKLDISQNLNLETLNVKQNPIRENDIKKGAKDVTIFGFQQ, from the coding sequence ATGATGAAAAATAAAATATTATCCGCAATGCTTTTGATTTCTGCGTTCTCATTTCTCAATGGTCAGAATCTCGTTTTCAAAGACAAAAACTTTGAAAAAGCCGTTATCGAAAATTTTGACCTTAATAAAGACGGGAATATCATTCAATTTGAAGCCGATCGTGTTGAGAATCTTTTCCTGGTAGGGAAAGGGATTACAACGGGAGAAGATCTCCGGTATTTTAAAAATGCAAAAATGATCGTGCTGGATGACAATATCATCCCTGTACTTTCCGTGAAAAATATGGATCGCCTTCAGCTGTTTTCCTGCACCCGGTGTAAGATTTCGTCATTCAGTGCTGAAAATCTTAAAAACCTCACTTCACTCTATCTTGATGATAATATTATTGAAAGTATTTTATTAAAATCAACTCCTGCAATTAATCAATTAACTGTATCTTTAAATAAGATTAAAGCTATTGATATCAGTGGTCTTAAGAATCTTAAAAATGTAAATCTCGAACATAATCTTATCCAAAAACTGGACATTTCACAAAATCTGAATCTAGAAACTCTTAATGTAAAGCAAAATCCCATCCGGGAAAACGATATTAAAAAAGGAGCTAAAGATGTGACCATTTTTGGATTTCAGCAATAA
- a CDS encoding barstar family protein, whose translation MKTIYIDFTDIGDYEDFYAKLKEKLPLPEHFGDNLDALSDVITGELEMPLHLEFVNMTVDQLEIFEDLLTVLEDAEDQMDEFTFTYFLEQYADEDDLEDDEE comes from the coding sequence ATGAAAACAATATATATTGATTTTACAGACATAGGAGATTATGAAGACTTCTATGCAAAGCTAAAAGAAAAGCTTCCGCTGCCGGAACATTTCGGAGATAATCTGGATGCGCTTTCGGATGTTATTACCGGCGAACTGGAGATGCCTCTTCATCTTGAATTCGTTAATATGACAGTAGATCAGCTTGAAATTTTTGAAGATCTTCTGACAGTACTTGAAGATGCGGAAGATCAAATGGATGAATTTACCTTTACGTACTTTCTCGAGCAATATGCTGATGAAGACGATTTGGAAGATGATGAAGAGTAA
- the gldB gene encoding gliding motility lipoprotein GldB: MKIFRITTLSILIFLGLNSCKQEPENKWKVEVKNPAEKVEITDISQKFYDQNFSLERFTSEFPWFQGTVSDADFVKRRGDQEEIKIYKEAIAKIDEKKLQTDLQDLFSHIKYYFPAFKSPKVYLFSSALQMVQDPIFYDPKGNLLFIDVTGFMGEGNPNYKGLEIYFQKSMNPNNIVPKVAQIFAEGFVKESPDHQKFIDMMVLNGKIMILKDAFLPTYPDYLKMNYTQKQYEWAVANEANIWNYFVENNIIFGDDHRLEDRFIAPGPFSKFYTEIDNESSPQVGIFAGWQICKAYLNQKPDVTLQEFLNTDATVIFNQSGYKPKL; encoded by the coding sequence ATGAAGATTTTCAGAATTACAACGCTTTCAATACTTATCTTTTTAGGATTAAATTCCTGTAAACAAGAACCTGAAAATAAATGGAAAGTTGAAGTGAAAAACCCTGCGGAAAAAGTTGAGATCACCGATATTTCCCAAAAATTTTATGACCAGAATTTTTCTTTAGAACGATTTACATCAGAGTTTCCGTGGTTTCAGGGAACGGTAAGTGATGCCGATTTTGTTAAGCGCAGAGGAGATCAGGAAGAGATAAAAATTTATAAGGAAGCTATTGCTAAAATAGATGAGAAAAAACTTCAGACAGACCTTCAGGATCTGTTTTCCCATATAAAATATTACTTCCCGGCATTCAAAAGCCCGAAAGTATATCTCTTTTCATCAGCTTTACAGATGGTTCAGGATCCTATTTTTTATGATCCGAAAGGAAATCTGCTGTTTATTGATGTTACAGGTTTTATGGGAGAAGGAAACCCAAATTATAAAGGACTTGAAATATACTTCCAGAAATCGATGAATCCCAATAATATCGTACCGAAAGTAGCACAGATCTTTGCGGAAGGTTTTGTAAAAGAATCTCCGGATCATCAGAAATTTATCGATATGATGGTTCTTAACGGAAAGATTATGATTCTGAAAGACGCATTTTTGCCTACTTATCCGGATTACCTGAAAATGAACTATACGCAAAAGCAATATGAATGGGCAGTAGCCAATGAGGCCAATATCTGGAATTATTTTGTTGAGAATAATATTATATTCGGGGATGATCACAGGCTGGAAGACCGTTTTATCGCGCCTGGACCGTTCTCAAAATTTTATACGGAAATTGATAATGAATCTTCACCGCAGGTCGGGATTTTCGCGGGATGGCAGATTTGTAAGGCTTATCTTAATCAAAAGCCTGATGTTACACTTCAGGAGTTCCTGAATACGGATGCTACGGTTATTTTTAATCAGTCGGGATATAAACCGAAATTATAA
- a CDS encoding S41 family peptidase, translating to MKKITFFILFLVVQQFIFAQKNQYADFIKTWNFVKYYHPELASRKIDADSLFLVNIEKVNTKQNFNEIITLVTRNLNTQFSSPPIIETQKDILSVNQNFNWFQKNKKISKENKDLLNSIYKNRFDYGLLPEGKSVDDEKKYPFAKEENLPLKYRLLTMAKIKGTVDYLFPHKYLMDKNFDSYFTILLNEAVQSTTRKDFEMVLAKAVSQFQDSHAFSFYRQLNYKDRILFNVSYYSPFDFQIMGDHLLVTHLIFPEICSKARIKTGDKITEINGKKVSEIIKEKSKLLSVSNHQKLQYVLSIYEYNLIWPDNLPKKMLTVHSGSKRFSTEIDLINATDKSQVTVISNYINRKNSKTENRSLINKDIAYFKTDATMHFMENVDDDKLDAKMDSILEDASHKKAIVFDMRGYPDWGGFVFYYVYKYFSPVENYFYKYYEPNLKNLGTFSLRDPKFNYPEIENKTMHSYSGKVFILVNPDTRSASEWYSMSLQKIFPQSITIGQQTSGADGDVVKINLPGDYLLEFTGNGIFYPDNTQTQQKGIRINELIKYTDQDILDQRDLEFESVLNSLN from the coding sequence ATGAAAAAAATCACCTTTTTTATACTCTTTTTAGTTGTTCAACAATTTATTTTCGCCCAAAAAAATCAATATGCAGATTTCATTAAGACATGGAATTTCGTAAAATATTATCATCCCGAACTAGCCAGCAGAAAAATTGATGCCGATAGTTTATTCCTGGTGAATATTGAGAAAGTTAATACGAAACAAAATTTCAACGAAATTATTACATTGGTAACACGAAACTTAAATACCCAATTTTCTTCACCACCAATTATTGAAACCCAAAAAGATATACTTTCTGTCAATCAAAATTTCAACTGGTTTCAAAAAAATAAAAAAATCAGTAAGGAAAACAAAGACCTATTGAACAGCATCTACAAAAACCGCTTTGATTACGGACTTTTACCAGAAGGAAAATCAGTTGATGATGAGAAAAAATATCCTTTTGCTAAAGAAGAAAATCTACCGCTGAAGTACAGGCTATTGACCATGGCCAAAATAAAGGGCACTGTCGATTATCTTTTTCCGCACAAATATTTGATGGATAAAAATTTTGATTCTTACTTTACTATTTTACTGAACGAAGCCGTACAATCAACAACAAGAAAAGATTTTGAGATGGTCTTAGCAAAAGCCGTTTCACAATTTCAGGATAGTCACGCTTTTTCTTTTTACCGTCAGCTCAATTACAAAGACAGGATATTATTCAATGTTTCATATTATTCACCATTTGATTTTCAGATTATGGGAGATCATTTGTTGGTTACTCATCTTATTTTCCCTGAGATATGCAGTAAAGCCCGTATAAAAACGGGTGACAAGATAACCGAAATTAACGGAAAAAAAGTCTCTGAAATTATTAAGGAAAAAAGTAAATTACTTTCGGTTTCCAACCATCAAAAACTACAATATGTTCTTTCAATCTACGAGTACAATTTGATCTGGCCGGATAATTTACCAAAGAAAATGTTGACTGTACACTCCGGCTCCAAAAGATTTTCCACAGAAATTGACTTAATAAATGCTACTGATAAATCACAAGTTACCGTTATTTCTAATTATATCAACCGTAAAAACAGCAAAACAGAAAACCGGTCTTTGATTAATAAAGACATTGCCTATTTTAAAACCGATGCAACGATGCATTTCATGGAGAATGTTGATGATGATAAACTAGATGCCAAAATGGACAGTATCCTGGAAGATGCCTCACATAAAAAGGCCATTGTTTTTGATATGAGGGGTTATCCGGATTGGGGTGGCTTCGTTTTTTATTATGTTTATAAATACTTCTCGCCTGTCGAAAATTATTTTTATAAATATTATGAACCTAATTTGAAAAATTTAGGCACTTTTAGTCTCAGGGACCCAAAATTTAATTATCCGGAAATTGAAAATAAAACGATGCATTCCTATTCCGGAAAAGTCTTTATACTTGTAAATCCCGATACGCGCAGTGCCAGTGAATGGTATTCTATGAGTCTGCAGAAAATTTTTCCACAATCGATAACAATCGGGCAGCAAACTTCAGGAGCAGATGGAGATGTGGTTAAAATTAATCTTCCCGGTGATTATCTTCTGGAATTTACTGGAAATGGAATCTTTTATCCCGATAATACACAGACTCAGCAAAAAGGGATCAGAATCAACGAATTAATTAAATATACAGATCAGGATATTCTTGATCAACGTGATCTTGAGTTTGAAAGCGTCTTGAATTCTCTCAATTAA
- the pafA gene encoding alkaline phosphatase PafA, whose translation MLRKISIASAVILSISAISAQKIKNSRLERPKLVVGLVVDQMRWDYLYRYYNKYGNVGFKRLLNTGYSLNNVHIPYVPTVTALGHTCIYTGSVPAIHGIAGNDWTDKETGKNVYCTTDESVKPVGTTNVKVGSHSPKNLWSTTISDELRMATNFQGKVIGVSLKDRASILPAGHTPNGAFWFDDSTGDFITSSWYMNDLPQWVKAFNARKMPEKLVANGWNTLLPIDQYTESSPDNSAWEGLLGSAKTPVFPYSNLAADYKDRKDNIRYTPFGNTLTLKLAEAAVEGEKLGSDDIVDMLAVNLASTDYAGHKFGPNSIEVEDVYLRLDQDLAQFFNYLDSKVGKGQYTVFLSADHGGAHSVGFLQEHKITTGFFGDGMEKNMNEKLKEKFGVDKLINAIDNYQIYFDRKLLKEHKLDLDEVKDFTVEEIENDPNDLYAVSVTKVQQSTIPEPIKQRIINGINRQRSGDIQLISHDSMLPPYSKTGTTHSVWNSYDAHIPLIFMGWGIQHGESNQAYFMTDIAPTVSSLLKIQFPSGNIGNPITEVIGK comes from the coding sequence ATGCTTAGGAAAATTTCGATTGCATCGGCAGTTATTCTGTCTATATCGGCAATCAGCGCGCAGAAGATTAAAAATTCCAGACTGGAAAGGCCGAAATTGGTGGTAGGACTGGTGGTAGACCAGATGAGATGGGATTATTTGTACCGTTATTATAACAAATACGGCAACGTCGGTTTTAAAAGATTACTGAATACAGGCTATTCGCTTAATAACGTTCATATTCCCTATGTTCCTACGGTTACTGCATTGGGGCATACCTGTATTTATACAGGATCCGTTCCCGCGATTCACGGGATTGCAGGAAATGACTGGACCGATAAGGAAACCGGAAAAAATGTATACTGTACCACAGACGAATCGGTAAAACCGGTGGGAACAACCAACGTAAAAGTGGGAAGCCACTCTCCGAAAAATTTATGGTCAACCACGATTAGTGACGAATTGAGAATGGCTACCAATTTTCAGGGCAAGGTAATTGGGGTATCTCTTAAAGACAGGGCTTCTATTTTACCGGCAGGCCATACGCCGAACGGAGCTTTCTGGTTTGATGATTCTACGGGAGATTTTATCACAAGCAGCTGGTATATGAATGATCTTCCACAGTGGGTCAAAGCCTTCAATGCGCGGAAAATGCCTGAAAAACTGGTTGCTAATGGCTGGAATACGCTTCTTCCTATCGATCAGTACACCGAAAGCTCACCGGATAATTCTGCGTGGGAAGGCTTGTTGGGAAGTGCAAAGACACCCGTTTTTCCTTATAGTAATTTGGCTGCAGATTATAAAGATCGAAAAGATAATATCCGCTATACACCGTTCGGGAATACTTTGACTCTGAAGCTTGCCGAAGCTGCTGTTGAAGGTGAGAAACTGGGAAGTGATGATATAGTAGATATGTTGGCGGTAAATCTTGCTTCAACAGATTATGCCGGACATAAATTCGGACCCAATTCTATTGAGGTGGAAGATGTATATTTAAGGCTTGATCAGGATCTCGCCCAGTTTTTCAACTATCTGGATTCCAAAGTAGGAAAAGGACAGTATACGGTTTTTCTTTCCGCAGATCATGGCGGAGCACATTCTGTAGGTTTTTTGCAGGAACATAAAATTACTACCGGTTTTTTCGGCGACGGAATGGAAAAAAATATGAATGAAAAGCTAAAAGAAAAATTCGGGGTTGATAAGCTTATTAATGCGATTGATAACTATCAGATCTATTTCGACAGAAAACTTCTTAAGGAACACAAGCTTGATCTGGATGAGGTGAAAGATTTTACGGTAGAGGAAATTGAAAATGATCCCAATGACCTTTATGCCGTTTCGGTAACGAAAGTACAGCAATCTACCATCCCGGAACCAATTAAGCAAAGAATTATTAACGGGATCAACAGACAGCGAAGTGGAGATATCCAGCTGATCTCACATGATTCTATGCTTCCGCCGTATTCTAAAACAGGAACAACGCATAGTGTGTGGAATTCTTATGACGCGCATATTCCTTTGATTTTTATGGGTTGGGGAATCCAGCACGGAGAGAGCAATCAGGCATACTTCATGACAGATATTGCGCCTACGGTTTCTTCTTTATTGAAAATACAGTTCCCAAGCGGAAACATTGGAAATCCCATCACGGAAGTAATCGGGAAATAA
- the nadE gene encoding NAD(+) synthase → MQTQKVIDHIVNWLKDYAVKANVKGYVIGVSGGVDSGVVSTLCAMTGLEVLLLEMPIRQKEDQVNRAQDHIEDLKKKFPNVNGKTINLTPVFESFEDIVDDHVEGRWSNNLALANTRSRFRMVTLYYFGQLHGLLVCGTGNKVEDFGIGFYTKYGDGGVDVSPIADLYKTEVYELARALNLIESIQNAIPTDGLWDADRTDEDQIGATYPELEKIQKEYGTKAVEDYEGRDKEVFMIFDRMHKAAKHKMVPIPICDIPEEWRG, encoded by the coding sequence ATGCAGACACAAAAAGTAATAGACCATATCGTGAACTGGCTGAAAGATTATGCGGTAAAAGCTAATGTAAAAGGATATGTGATTGGTGTTTCCGGCGGTGTGGATTCCGGAGTGGTTTCTACCCTCTGCGCGATGACAGGACTGGAAGTTTTACTCCTTGAAATGCCTATCCGCCAAAAAGAAGACCAGGTAAACCGTGCACAGGATCATATTGAAGATTTAAAGAAAAAATTTCCTAATGTGAATGGAAAAACCATCAACCTGACTCCTGTTTTTGAAAGTTTTGAAGATATCGTCGACGATCATGTGGAAGGAAGATGGAGCAATAATCTTGCGCTTGCTAATACAAGATCGCGTTTCAGGATGGTCACTCTTTATTATTTCGGACAGCTTCACGGACTTTTGGTTTGCGGCACAGGAAATAAAGTGGAAGATTTCGGAATCGGGTTTTACACGAAATATGGAGACGGCGGTGTAGACGTTTCGCCCATTGCCGATCTTTATAAAACTGAAGTGTATGAACTTGCAAGAGCTCTCAATCTTATAGAAAGTATTCAGAATGCCATTCCAACAGATGGATTGTGGGATGCGGACCGAACGGATGAAGACCAGATTGGAGCTACCTATCCCGAACTTGAAAAAATTCAGAAAGAATACGGCACAAAAGCAGTTGAAGATTATGAAGGCCGCGATAAGGAAGTATTCATGATTTTTGACAGAATGCATAAAGCGGCAAAACATAAAATGGTTCCTATTCCAATTTGTGATATTCCGGAAGAATGGAGAGGGTAA
- a CDS encoding TetR/AcrR family transcriptional regulator, with product MAGRPKIFDEREAIQNATEIFRNKGYDTASAEELLNAMGIGKGSFYLAFKGGKQELYLRSIKQFAEEFNKKIAFAFENSDDHIQLIRQLFISLAYADECDVEKGCYLGNALVQLSEKDKDIKKVTAGLLKNLQKIFAEAIRKAKANNQLTTKDDPEVLAWHLTNLWNGIHVTRRMDNSPEILKTMIEMNLRVLE from the coding sequence ATGGCAGGAAGACCTAAAATATTCGACGAACGGGAAGCGATTCAAAATGCAACCGAAATCTTTAGAAATAAAGGCTACGATACTGCCTCTGCAGAAGAACTGCTGAATGCCATGGGAATCGGTAAAGGAAGTTTTTATCTGGCTTTTAAGGGTGGTAAACAGGAATTGTACCTTCGTTCGATAAAGCAATTTGCAGAAGAGTTTAATAAAAAAATTGCGTTTGCATTTGAAAATTCAGACGATCACATTCAGTTGATCAGACAGTTATTTATATCATTAGCCTATGCAGATGAATGTGATGTTGAAAAAGGATGCTATCTAGGGAATGCGTTGGTTCAGCTTTCTGAAAAAGATAAAGACATTAAAAAAGTAACAGCAGGATTATTAAAAAACCTGCAGAAAATCTTTGCTGAAGCCATTAGAAAAGCAAAAGCAAATAATCAGCTTACAACAAAGGATGACCCGGAAGTTTTGGCTTGGCATCTTACCAATCTCTGGAACGGAATTCATGTGACAAGGCGTATGGATAATTCACCTGAAATTCTTAAAACAATGATTGAAATGAATCTCAGAGTGCTGGAATAA
- a CDS encoding SDR family oxidoreductase: MNITNNTILITGGGSGIGLEIAKALSAQNTIIIVGRTKEKLEAAARNLNNVYVIQADITDAKDIDRLVEEVKINFGGLNILINNAGSAYVYNVAKDGDAYSKAVTEFTTNYFAPIRLSEKFLPLLKQQNEAAIVNVSSIVGFVPGAHLPTYSDSKAALHSHTKLLRYELAKDTNIKIFELMPPLVNTDFSVEIGGRENGIPASEVANDLVKALQEDIYEIRVGNTALLYDNFFAATEGAFATFNT; encoded by the coding sequence ATGAACATTACCAACAACACCATTTTAATCACCGGAGGAGGTTCCGGAATAGGATTGGAAATTGCTAAAGCGTTAAGTGCACAGAACACCATCATCATTGTGGGAAGAACAAAGGAAAAATTAGAAGCAGCCGCCAGAAATCTGAATAATGTTTATGTGATCCAGGCAGATATCACCGATGCAAAAGATATCGATCGGCTGGTAGAAGAAGTAAAAATAAACTTTGGCGGACTGAATATCCTGATCAACAACGCAGGAAGCGCGTATGTATACAATGTTGCGAAAGATGGCGACGCTTATAGCAAAGCAGTAACTGAATTTACCACCAACTATTTTGCTCCCATCAGATTATCTGAAAAATTCCTTCCTTTACTAAAACAGCAAAACGAAGCTGCAATTGTAAATGTCTCGTCCATTGTAGGATTTGTTCCCGGGGCTCATCTTCCAACGTATTCGGATTCCAAGGCTGCATTACATTCTCATACCAAGTTATTGAGATATGAACTGGCAAAAGACACCAATATAAAAATTTTCGAATTGATGCCGCCTTTGGTCAACACCGATTTTTCCGTGGAAATCGGAGGCCGGGAAAATGGAATTCCGGCTTCAGAGGTTGCCAATGATCTGGTGAAAGCTCTTCAGGAAGATATTTATGAAATTCGTGTTGGAAATACCGCATTGCTGTATGATAATTTCTTTGCTGCTACTGAAGGCGCGTTTGCGACTTTTAATACTTAA
- a CDS encoding ribonuclease domain-containing protein has protein sequence MNSKTRSLFFICLGLLFGMSVMYIYRNFIEDKKTVHSKTFVEYSSAEPLAGNNSYSQQQSIDQLTEQNTVIRFVKQNHKLPEYYITKNEARKLGWKPSERNLCEVLPGKAIGGDRFGNREKALPERQIYFEADVNYNCGNRNADRIIFTENGDVYLTKNHYKSFEKQ, from the coding sequence ATGAACAGCAAAACAAGATCCCTGTTTTTCATCTGTCTCGGGCTTCTCTTCGGAATGTCGGTAATGTATATTTACCGGAATTTTATTGAAGATAAGAAAACGGTTCATTCAAAGACTTTTGTAGAATACAGCAGTGCCGAACCTTTGGCAGGAAATAATTCTTATTCACAGCAGCAATCAATCGATCAGCTTACGGAGCAAAATACGGTTATCCGCTTTGTGAAGCAAAATCATAAACTTCCTGAATATTACATTACTAAAAACGAAGCCAGAAAACTGGGATGGAAACCTTCTGAAAGAAATCTTTGTGAAGTGCTTCCCGGAAAAGCAATTGGTGGAGACCGGTTCGGGAACAGGGAAAAAGCTTTACCTGAAAGACAAATCTATTTTGAGGCCGATGTGAATTATAATTGCGGAAACAGAAATGCCGACCGTATTATTTTCACAGAAAATGGTGATGTTTACCTCACAAAGAACCATTATAAAAGTTTTGAAAAGCAGTAA
- a CDS encoding GNAT family N-acetyltransferase: protein MHLETERLILRKFEETDAERMFLMDSHPEVMKYIGMPPLTDIHETENSITMIRQQYKDHGVGRLAVIEKESRLLIGWSGLKFLTQKINGYNNVFDLGYRFLPEFWGKGYASESAKASLDFGFNGLKIDVIYAHAHSENQASNHVLKKLGFRKTGEFTEPDGICFWYELNRKNYH, encoded by the coding sequence ATGCACTTGGAAACCGAAAGACTGATCCTGAGAAAATTTGAAGAAACCGACGCTGAACGCATGTTTCTCATGGATTCTCATCCTGAAGTAATGAAATACATCGGAATGCCTCCACTTACAGACATTCATGAAACTGAAAATAGTATCACCATGATCCGACAGCAATACAAAGACCATGGTGTGGGAAGGCTTGCCGTAATTGAAAAGGAAAGCAGACTGCTGATTGGATGGAGCGGACTAAAATTTCTTACTCAGAAAATAAACGGCTATAATAATGTTTTTGATCTGGGGTACAGGTTCCTTCCTGAATTCTGGGGAAAAGGATATGCTTCAGAATCTGCAAAAGCATCCCTTGATTTTGGCTTTAATGGTTTAAAAATTGATGTGATTTATGCTCATGCTCATTCTGAAAACCAAGCTTCCAATCATGTATTAAAAAAACTGGGCTTCAGAAAGACCGGAGAATTTACCGAACCGGACGGAATTTGTTTCTGGTATGAGTTGAATCGTAAAAATTATCATTAA